TGCTGTCGCTGCCCAAGGCGGCGCCGGCCGGCGCCGGCAGCGCGGGCTGGGTCAGCCGTGCCGCCGGCTACGGGCTGGCCTCGGGCGCGGGCTTCGCGCTGTCGGCCGTGGGCTACCGCGGCGCGGCGCTGGCGCTGGACAGCGGCTCGCCCCTGTTCACCGGGGCCTGGGGCGTGCTGTGGGCGCAGGCCATCCAGTCGGCGCTGCTGGGCGGCTACCTGGCCTGGCGCCAGCCGCAGGCGCTGGGGGCCATCGCCAGGAGCTGGCGGCTGTCCACCCTCGCGGGCATGATGGGAGCGCTGGCATCGATCGGCTGGTTCACCGCCTTCTCGCTGCGGCCCGCCACCGACGTGCGCACCCTGGGGCTGGTGGAGGTGCTGTTCAGCTACCTAGTGTCGCGCCGCATCTTCCACGAGAAGCTGAGCCGCGCCGAACGGGCCGGGCTGCTGCTGGTCACCGCCGG
This Variovorax terrae DNA region includes the following protein-coding sequences:
- a CDS encoding DMT family transporter → MQLPALAAWAWIPIVIWAAFAQTVRNAAQRSLTAEVGTLAATLVRFLYGLPFAALWVAALYLAAGAPVLPAFSAPYFAWVLLGAVAQLAATAFLLAAMKERNFVVAVTYSKTEVLQVALFATLFLHELPGWLSALAMGVATLGVLLLSLPKAAPAGAGSAGWVSRAAGYGLASGAGFALSAVGYRGAALALDSGSPLFTGAWGVLWAQAIQSALLGGYLAWRQPQALGAIARSWRLSTLAGMMGALASIGWFTAFSLRPATDVRTLGLVEVLFSYLVSRRIFHEKLSRAERAGLLLVTAGVLGVCAQL